CTCTTGCCTTTGGTTTCTTGCAAGCTGAAACGGTAGAGATGTTTCTTTACAAAGGGGAATGATGTGAGGAGCCCTGCATATGTCAGCTGTTGGAGACCTTCTCCTGCAGGAGCATTCAGAGGAAAGATGGGGGAGATTTTAGCCTGCAAGAAGTAACTCTGCAAGGCTCCACCGGGAAGCCAGGCAGGTACGTTCATGCCCCAGGAGGCATCTGGTGTGGGGCAGCTGTGCCCAGACTCAGGCGTGAAATGCATTACAAGTCATTAATAATAAAGTACAAACAGTTGCCAGTTATGTACTTGTGAAAAGAACAGTTAGATTGGATATAGGGTTGTTCCTGTCATTAACTCGCATGATACTTAATTCCTTCATTTCTCAACGAGAGAAAAGAGGGGATGGAGTTAACAACTAGCATGGACATAGTTGAGCATCATTATATTTACACCTATGAGAATGGGTCGAATATGTGAATGTCTTGTGTCTCGTGGGTCTATTGAAAACCAAAATGTGTGAGCCTGGGCTGTGGTGGAGTAAGTCCAGATTCCTTAGTGTTGCATAAAAGGTCCTAGCCTGCATCGCCCTGTCCAGCTGTATCTCTGCCGGTTCTTTATTCAGATTCTGGGTGCCAGGCATGCTGACCACCAAGCCGAGGAGGCTTGGCCCCATCTGGACTGTGTCCCCTGAAGCTCATGCTGCCCCCGTCACCGTCCCGCCCCACCCTGCTCTCATAGAGGACTCGACTCAGTTGTGCCTTCCTCACAGCTCAGTCCCAATGACCTTAACTGGCTTCCACTGCCCCTGTATTTCCCTCCATCACAGCACTTCAGACTTTTATGCTATTCACTACATTGACGCTCCTTAGGATAAAACCAGAACTTAGTATCCCTAGCGGCagaatttattcatgtatttggaAGGAggtgaaagggagggaggaaggaaagaaagaaagacggaAAGATGAAGGACAGATAAGCTAAAGAGTCACGTGTACTTGGGTCCCATTCAGAGCTTTTCTGTGCCATCTCAAGCAAATCTCTTCAACTCTTGACCCTTTGTTTCTTCAGCTGGGGAAGAAAatgtataacaataataataatactttcctCACTGAATTATTACAAGGATTaatgagaaaacatttgtaaagggCCTAACGATGTCTGGCCCttggaaagcaagaaataaacgCTAGTTTCCTGCTCAAGTGGTCACTTtgggcaaagaaaaataaaaagaaattcatgtgaAAGGAACTgggaaaaataatctataaaagcaaaaaaaaaaaaaatcaaattttaactACTGCCCATTTTAGGGTAAGacatttttatcctttaaatATGAGGCAGAGGTAATGTTGCAGATAGGAGACGTTGTCTTGGGGCATTTtgtgagagaaaaggaaaagatgtgtattttttttgtttatctttttctgagAACATTCACCACAAATGATGTCTCAAGGCCAAAGTAGGCAGGGTGTGATTCTACTGAGAGCACAGATTAAGTATCCTCATGTTTCATCCTCCAAGGTCTTACCTCACACTTACTATCTCAGGAGGGAAGGATGTGGAGATTAGGATTTCTGTAAATTGTGGATTCAAGCCCCATGTGGGCCTTGGACAGTCTTGATTCCAGAGCATCATGGTTTTGTGAAAATATCAGTAGATTTGGGAAGAAGAAACATCTCTGTTATTACTAATCAGATGACCTTGGACATGTAACTTCTCTAAACTTCCGTTTCGTTGGTTGTACAATGGATATACTACTAATAATACCTGATATCAAGAGGTTGCTAAAAGGATCACATGTGATGATGGATAAGCAGTCTTTTGTGAAATCTGTGTGTTGTACCAAAGTCAATCATGGTTATGGTTGCTACCATCCAGGTCCACAATTCAGGCCTCACCCCACCTAACCCTCTTAGGAATTTTTGTCTTAGATCTCAGGATGAAACAGTGCAGTTGAATGTCTAATTTACAGCTCAGAGCACACAATCTACCAATGCTATTCCACTAGTGTCCTTGAGAAGATCCTCCTGGTTTTCCGGAAGGATTATAGCAACATGACCACAGCATGACCCGTCAAAGGACTTTTGGAACTGAGGAGACCACCATGTCATAGCTACAACGGTACGCTTTCTGGTGTTTTGGCAACCTGGAAAACAGAGGCGACTATTACTGACAGCCTTAAGCCAGGGCTCGTCCAGATAAACCTGGAGCAGTTGTTCCCTAGCATTTATGTGCAGCAACCATTCTAGGCTCTGTGAAATCTTTTCTCAAGAAGCTGGTAGTATGGTGCATTATTTAGCTATTTTTGCATAATGaatcaccacaaacttagcgGCTTGaaacaacatacatttaataTCTCACAGTTTCTAAGAGTTAGAAGTCTGGGCTTAGTCTGGCAGGGTCTTGTTCTCAGGGTCTCACGAGGCTACATGGTGTTGTCTGGGCTGTGTTCCTTCCTGGAGCTTGGATTTCTCTTCCAGGCTCACGTGGTTGTTAGCAGAATTTAGTCtctgtggttgtaggactgaggtgcCCATTTCCTTGCTGACGGCCATCCGGGGGTTGCACTCAGCTCATCAAGTCCATGCAGTTTCCTCCCATGTGGACCCCTCACAACATGGCGCTTCCATCTTTAAGGCAAGCAggagaatctctctctctctccagtctaCCAAGATAGCGTCTTATAGAATTTATGTAATCACAGGAGTGGGAAACCTCCCCCCCCACTGCCGCGTCACTGTTGCCATATTCTATTGACAAGAAGCAAGTGACAGGATCTGCCAGCATTCAAAAGGGAGGAAACTATACAGAGGCATGGGTTATTGAGCAGTCACCTTATGGTAGATCGGTCACATATGGTATTGGGTAGGGActctaaataaaaaaattttaaagcaccgATTTACCTAATCTGAACTGGTCTAATttgaagtgagaaaaataagaacaattttgtgcattttttaaaaagccgtATTGATTGGATGTAAAGGCTATCTTTTATTTTGAGACAAACCTTCCACATTTTAGTGTTCAAATGCCTTTCTTTTATGAAACAACAGTCATAGTAGatatattttcaaacatattCTTGGTGGGTAAAATATAAAGATAGCAACCCTAAAATGGTTCTTGtgcatttgcttattcatttattaaaaatttcaccAATCTATAAAAGTCCAGAACCCTGGAATTCCTAGTTTAACATATTAACTCCCATTTACTGCCACTCTCCGGGCCTAGACTGTCTTATATCAatgtaatagaaaaaagaaagtttaatatGATTCACTTAGGTTATTTACAGGCTAAGAATGGTTTTGTCAATGTCTTTCCCCAGCAAAGCTTTACCTTTACCCTGGATAATTCCAGGCCAGAGCAGGACACTGATCTGGCTCTGTAAAACCCTCACCCACACCTGTGCTGCCATCATCCTGAGGAAGAGGAATGGGGGCTAAAGCCCCAGCATATTTTGTCTCAGCCAGAGCTGCTGTGTCAAAGCAGCTCTTCCTCTTCTGCCATCTACTCTCTTACCCAGCTCTCTTCACAACACTCAGTTACTTTGTTTTCCTGTCATTGTGAACACAGAGCAGACTGTGCAAGGTGCTAAAATGTGGGTTATGGgagcaaaaaagaaggaaaagataatttTGCCCAGAATAGTAAACAAAGAAGATTACTTGTAGGAAATACTGTTTGAGCTGTTTCCTACAAAATGGGTAAGATTTTAAGAGGCAGATGTAGTGAAGATATTGTAGGTAGATAAAGGCTTTTAAACCATAGCACACAAAACCAGGGAATGCTTTTTCTgtcctcagtgcctttgcacatgctgtgtcTTCTGCCTTCAATGCCTTCCCCCAACCTTGTCCCGTTGGTGAATACATAATTGACTTTCACAACACAGCTCAGACAGCTCTTTGAGAAATCCTCCTCTGCTTTCCTATAGCATGGTATGGGGCTGTATTAGGGTACTTGTGACTCTTCTGTAATTATGTGTCTcctctagactgtgagctcccagaggccaggtattattattcctgttaCATCCCAAGTGCCTCTCAGTGTGTGATACCTGTACCCATgtttggatgaatgaataatgaatgaatggtgaTTTGGCCAAGGCAACATGAATGTGAGCTATATAAGGAGGGATAGCTGGATATCAGGGGGGATTAGTAGATGGGATCAGATCTTGGAAGAGTTTGCATGCAAATGCAATAATTTATTCCTCAGATTGAGGGGTCGCTGTCCCTAAACAAGACAGTGACACCATCAGAACCATGACTTAGGATGAATCATTTTATCCGGAAGATAAAAAATGATTACCAGCCTGCTTCTTCCATGGCTGTGATTGCATGAACCTGGAAGTTTGCCAGATATCTTCTGAGCTGTTTTTCTGTGATATTGCTCCATGTACCCGGCCTGTTTGTGTCTCGGTGCTCTGCTTCTGTGTTTTCAAATCGTTTCATCATGTTTTCTCTTTGGATTCCTACAGCTAAGGAATATGGTGACATAAATTGGAGTTAACTCCATGTCGTTTCTGAACCACTAGGGAAGTGTAACTCAGGGCCTGTGTATCCACTGCTGATGGAGAGACCCGGTTTGCCTGGTCCATTGTAGCAGGCTGACCTTCCCATAGGCCTCAGGAGGTTGACCAAGCGGTACTAGAGTTAAAGTCAATTTCCTTAATGCACTTCAGTGTAGAACCTAAAGCacatagtttttaatttaaatattcttatcTTAGAGGAGGTGTAAGAAGTCCATTAAGATACTAGGTCATTTAAGTATTGTGAAGGAAGTAAGAGGTATTTAGGGAGGAAGTTAAAAGTGATGCACTCCTTTATGAAGGCTAGTTTCTTTTCTTAGGCATTCTTCCAGTATGAATTATCTGTGTCAGCCTGAGAAGTCCCATTTTATAGTCCATGAAGCAGAGGCAGCTCTCCTGCAACAAGACCTAAAGGCTCCGCTGGGTGGTGGAGTGAGAATTTCACCATAATAGGAGGACATGAAAGCCCGAGAAGGCCCAGGTAAtatctattgaatgaatgagtggatgaaatATACACAGCCTGAATTTCTACTGGAGCCTCTTTAGTGAGGAAATCAGAAGAGAAACCAgctttagaagaaagaaaatcagaatagaaACCCCAGTCCTGCCATTTGTCAAGTACTCTGGGTCCAAACCCTTTCTGGATCCCCATTTTCTCATATGtagaaatggggataatagaatATTTTGCAAGGTTATcttgtaagaaaatatatataaaaatatcttgtCAACGATGAAGTGGTATATAAATAAAAGGGATGAGTATAAATATAGTCACTGTATCTTATGATCTTACACTTTATTATAGGTTTTTCTGAGTATGCCTTTTTCCCAAGCTAGGTTGAAAACTCCTTGAGGCCAGGGACCTTGGTTGTCTGAATGCATGCTGACAGTTTAATCCAGAGCCAAAATTGGCAATGCGTCATctaataaaaacatgttttccttaCAGGGAAACTaaagagaatatttgaaaatgacaCTATCCTAGGAAATCCAGGCCACATCTGTAACTCTTCATGTTCCTTATAGAGCCTGACATAGTGCCATAAccttaataaatgttggtggAATTGgatttacatataattatataaaggaGTCACTTTACTTGACTTCCTGGTGTGCTGTAGGCACCATGCTGGAGGccgtacatatatatttaatcctTGTAGCAATCCCAGAGAGGCAACATTCACTCCACTTTATAGGTGAGGCATCTGAAGGGATCAGGAGGGTAAGTAACctttccaaggtcacaaagctagtaaccTGAAGAATAAAACCTCAGCCCATGTATTAGACTTTTAAAGGTCATTGTTCATTCCTAGCTTCTCCTTTAAGTGGTCATATCTCCCCATGCAAACAGCAGTGGGAATGTGTAAAATGCTaatgtgtaaaatgtaaaatgctaAGAGTAGGTCAAGGGCAtctctttctgaaatttattCTGGTTAGTTCCTTTTCATCTACCAGCTGTGGTCTGACTTACGGCTCTCCAGTTAGTTTGGCCTTGCACTGCAGATCCTAGAGGGGTCTCCCATGGAGCCCTTTGTGGAGCCCATGCTGATCACAAACAGGTGTTTCACTGCCACTCACCCTTTTCACACACAGTTACTAGTCTGGACTTGGCCTGGGCTGGTCCAAAAAGGGACTTTCTGAAACCCCTGGACATTTCCCCAGGACCAGGCTGAATTTGTGCAGAAGGAAGAAAGTAGGTGTGGGTCTGCCTAGGTTTAGCTGGGAGGAATAAGCTTGATGGAAGGAGGCAAGCCTTTACTTTCAGTGATTACTGTGTTTCCATTAGGAGCAGGATGACCTTCTCAGAAAGGTTATAGAATCATTATTAGAGATCGTCAGAGCTGAGTAGACACCGGATTAATGGGGATTTGGTAGGTTTCTATAAAAGGTGCTTGAACACAAAATCCATGGGCCAACacaaagacattttttcaaaCCTCAAAGACTATGTGCTCAGAAAGTTTCTGGCTTCAGGAAGCTAATATCAGACCTAATTCACGGTGCAGAGTTTTCAGGCGAAGCTATCAAGGGCAGGGCTGGCATTCCAGGGTGGtgcatttatttcctcttcttccacaGCCCCAGTACAGTTGGTATATTCTAGCAACTCCTCCAGGGaacaaatgttttttgtttttattaagtttCTACTTGCAGATTCTTCCCGAATGCTTGTAGCCTCCATCTGATTGGGAAAACTGCTTTTTCCCTTACATGTTTCACATCAAGCTAATAGCATGCATCCATCACGGCACTGGAAGCTGTGAGATCACAGCTCAGGATCAAATCCCAACTCTAATAGTCTCCGGGGGATAACTGGACCTTCACAGGCTCAACTGGAGTATGAGAGAGATTGTTACTGGGTCCCGGGAGGTCAGCACTACACAAGTGGTTGTTTAGTTTATTGTCCCCCAGTCTGGAATCCTGCATGGCCCTTGATGCTCAGATCTCACAAATCCTCAAATAACTTTCActctgtgttttgtttcattttgtttttctaatctgAAACAGAAACCGTGCCCTCTTCCTCTAAAGCTGGGCAGGCCAACAGCAATGTCAAGTTTCTTTGCTTTGTATTGGAACTCATTGTGACCATACTGGAAGGCTCTTGGTTACACTggagaagaaaactgacaaaagaaATGATGAATTAATAACTGGGGGTTGACAGACAAAACCTGTCCTCTATGAGGCTGTTTATGATCCCCCTCAAGCCAAAGGATAATCGCATGCTCTGTCCTTGGTGATCCCGTTATACTTTGTATCCCTCTGTATTACCTTTTTGTGCATCCGTTTCTCTACTTTGCGGTAActtctgagggcagggactgtcttACTCATCTCTAAGCCCCCAGTGACTAGCACAGGGCTTGCCTATAGCACACACTCAATGGATGATGGAAGTTTATAGAGAAAGAGGACCGGAGAGAAaaggtggtggggggatggggagaaagCGCTTGGAAGAGGAGGTGAATTAACAAGTATAATAGTCTGGGTTCTGCAGAGAAACCAAACCAATAGGATATAGACatatggaaatatatgtatatatgtgtgtgtgtgtgtgtgtgtgtgtgtatatctatatctatatctatatctatctcatACTTGTATATGTaaatcattataaatatataataagagATGTATAAAGAATTAGCTCACATGACCATGGAGGCTGTGACatcccatgatctgccatctgcgAGCTGAaggcccaggaaagctggtggtgtagtTGCAGTCTAGTCctaaggcctgagaaccaggagcccTGATGGTGTAAGTCTCACTCCAGGCGCAGAAGAAGACGGATCTTCCAGCTCAACCAGTCAGGCAGAGAGCGAATTCTCTGTTCctctacctttttgttctatttgggcTGTCAGTGGATGGAGAGATGCCTACTCATATTAGGGAGGGCAGTCGGCTTTACTTGTCTACTGAcacaaatgctaatctcttccagaaatatccttccagacacacccagaaataatgtttaaccagacAGCTGGGCACCTCATGGCCCAGGCAaatggacacataaaattaactatcccaacaaccaaagaaagaaaaaatggtgcAATAATGGAAAGGTCCCTAGGTTAGTCAAATCAcctcattttataggtaaagCAACAGGGTCGGAAAGAGGTCACCGGCCTGTAACATAATTCAGCACAAGCTTTGTTCTGCTCTTTTAGTACTTTCTGCTTCCTCTCTAATTCTTTCCCcagggagggaaaagaggaagatgTGGCCCACGTGACAGACTTCCTTTGGGGTTCTGGGTGGAGCCTGCGTGTTGCGTGATGGTAGACTTAAGTGAATTCTAGGAAAAGTGTTGTCTTGCTTCTCCTCCTTTTGGGTCTGCCCGGGGCCCAGAGGTCAGGACCCTGCCCCCCTGCCTGGCCTCTAGATCTGCACTGTCCAGGACGGGCCATGGAGCACCTGATAGGTGGTTAGTCAAAAATGGGATGTACTGGAAGCACACCCCAGGTTTCACCACCTCGGTACATAACAAAGAGAGTGTGAAGTATCTCATTAACGATGTTTACATTGatcacatgttgaaatgatactatttggggttaaataaaatgtattagtaAAAttccacctgtttctttttacttttttcaatgtGGTTAGGAGAAAATTTTCAATTACGTCTGTAGCGCACATTGGATCTCTTTTGGACCTCACTGCCCTAGATCCTCTATTTTGGGCCCTTGGCAGCACAGTTCACCCAACACTTGGACTCCTCTCCCACGTGCCGCCTCTGCTGCACCCTCGTTCTCCAGGTTGTGGCCGGCTCCTGCCCGTCCCTCTTCCTGCCAGTCTCCACTGGCCAGACCAGGTCCTCAGGACCGCAGTGCTACCTTTTCTGTAGCTCAGTGTAGGATGGTAGAAACTGAGGTCAGATCCAGCCTTGAGTCCACATTCTGCCACTGATGAGCCACTTAACCTTGGGAAGGTtgatgtaccttttttttttttttgcggtaagcgggcctctcactgtcgtggcctctcccgttgcggagcacaggctccggacgcgcaggcccagcggccatggctcacgggcccagcctctccgcggcatgtgggatcttcccggaccagggcacgaacccgcgtcccctgcatcggcaggtggactcccaaccactgcgccaccacggaagccctgatGTACCTTTTTGAATGCTGGATTCCCCTTGTTTCAAATGGGAGTAACAGTATTACCCTGACCGTCTCATAGGGTGTTGTcaagataagaataaaaaattagtCCATATGAATATGCTTTGTAAATAACAAAGTGGCATGCGCATGTGATATTACCAGtgattatattttagtttttatattgtAACCATTGCTGCCATTATCCAACTCCTGCCCCTAACTTCCTGATCTTGGTTCCCCTTACCGAAGTGTGTggccatttgaaaaataaaagggtgGAGGCATTCCCCCAGCTCTGTGATTTTATGGCAGGATACAGGGTGCTGTGACGCAGAGAAGGTGAGTTTGGGAACTACCAGCTCACTGCTCTGGAGCCACAGCTGGATCTCTCTCTGCGCCCCCTCCACAGAGTGGCTGGAGTGGGTGGTGGTCCTGCTGACGTGAACACCGTAGTCTCTCCAGATGGTGCTGGGGGCAGCTTCGGCCAAGTTGGTGTGTTGTATCCTGGCCCTTGAGGTGTGGACCACATTGGGGCCTTCCCAGACCATGGCTGCCACGGGACCAGAGCTCAGGTAGCTGATGAGGGCTGGGTAGCAGGGGTGTCTCTGCAGTTCAGGGTGGTGCTCCGTAAGGATGCCCTCTGGGGCCTGCAGCCCCTTCATCCCCACCAGCAGGAAGCCCAGCCTCTCCAAGTGCCGGATCCCATCCCCAGGGAGCTGCCACTGCCCTCATCTAGCTTCACCACCACCAGGGTCTGCTCCTGGATCCAAGAGGGCCCTCCCAAGCTGGGAGCAGGCTTGACCTGGGGCCCCAGGCCAAGGGCTGAGTATAGTGAGGGGTGTGCCCTGCCCAACAGCCAGGGAGACAGGGATGGAGGCCcacatacattttgtttttaatttttattggggtctagttgatttatagtgttgtgttagtttcaggtgtacagcaaagtgaatcagttatacatatacatatatccactcttgtttagattcttttcccatttaggtcattacagaatattgagtagagttccctgtgctctacagtaggtccttgttaattatctgtttcatatagtggtgtgtatatgttaatcccaatctcctaatttatcacttccccccacgtttcccctttagTACCGAAAGTTTGATtttgagatctgtgagtctgtttctgttttgtaaataagttcatttgtatcatttttttattagattccacatataagtaatatcatatgatagttgtctttctctgtctgacttcacttagtatgataatctctaagtccatccgtgttgctgcaaatggcattattccattcttctttatggctgagtagtattccattctataAATGCACCccctcttctttatctgttcctctgtcgatggacatttaggtttatTGGATGTTTCCACAACACTTTGAGATTCATGTTTCTGTAGCCCTAGTTTGCAGATGAC
This genomic interval from Physeter macrocephalus isolate SW-GA chromosome 4, ASM283717v5, whole genome shotgun sequence contains the following:
- the LOC102976685 gene encoding LOW QUALITY PROTEIN: nucleoside diphosphate kinase, mitochondrial-like (The sequence of the model RefSeq protein was modified relative to this genomic sequence to represent the inferred CDS: inserted 1 base in 1 codon), whose translation is MVSIDLQTLPRNQSCKTQCTRCHHPGELSGFHQQDHPRSGPFKHFFRMAHPSLYSALGLGPQVKPAPSLGGPSWIQEQTLVVVKLDEXQWQLPGDGIRHLERLGFLLVGMKGLQAPEGILTEHHPELQRHPCYPALISYLSSGPVAAMVWEGPNVVHTSRARIQHTNLAEAAPSTIWRDYGVHVSRTTTHSSHSVEGAQREIQLWLQSSELVVPKLTFSASQHPVSCHKITELGECLHPFIFQMATHFAVGIQRENMMKRFENTEAEHRDTNRPGTWSNITEKQLRRYLANFQVHAITAMEEAGW